AAGCGATTCTATGGTTTGAATTACGACAAATCAACCTATCGctctatttcattattcttgAGATGTGGCACGAAGAAGAATTCGGTAAAACGATAGAACGACTTGGCTTCGCAGGAGACCACGCAACTACCCCCTTCGCAAACCTCCTGTCAGTCAGCAAGGGGAATTAACCAAATGATAAAAGTTATCTCACCTTTACAGAGGATTCAGGGATTAATGACAACCGCTAGAGATATATCAGATGTAAAGACGAAGAAAACCAAGAACGTCCGCGGTTGGAAAAGGAACAGCATGAAACACAGGCTACCACGTTTTCATTTGATATCAAGCGCATGCGCCTTCCACAGCCGCATTATGAATTAAAAACAGCTCCGGGTATTGCGCGCGTGACCGACAGAAATTCATATTTAGTTTTCAGATTATATAGTAGATacgtatattttcttcgatacaagttttcaacgtttcaattgaaatcttattttttttttatgttgaaAGGTTATGTACGGTGGAATCGCGTTATCGGGAATAGGTTGAATATTGAGAAATTGGATTTTGATTTTGGTTTAACGAGAAATGCGgttgatttttctgtttaacGAAAATGGCGGTTCTGGaagtatttgcattttatttcaCCGCCTAATATCCTCTTTACAAGTTATTGCTATTAAAGGAAGATAATTCTCTCGTAAAAATATATGTCGTTTCGATAACGAAAACATGCTTCGCATCCTATGTCCGTGGAACGCGCGTCGCACGTCCGGAAGGAATGTCGATATCATATCTTACGTAAATAATTACGTAAACGGTTTATGCGCAAACATTAAGTCCATTCGAACACGAGGGAGAGCTGTTgcaattaatacaatattcgTCATTAATAGATATCAAAGAATAAGTTAAATGTGTTTTActtttgcatttattaaatatatattttgcacatttatttgtattatttttaatatttgaatgataTTCATTTACAATACAGGttatagatttaaaattttcctGATATCATCCTCGTATATGTTCTTTTCTCTTTAATTTGTGTATTGtattaaaatcgaaaatataaatttaaacatgTTATCTATTCTATACACATACAGAATTCTTTCAACCGGAACAGTAATTGATTTTGGTAGTTAGAATTAGAATGATAGCAATCTGTAACGGCATTCTTATAAAATTACTATGTACTAGCTACGCTTGAACATTGCACAAGAAATGCTAGATTTAGATTGACAAAATAtagtctttttttttttgtatatatgtatatcgtgtgtgtgtatatatatatatatatatatatatacatatatatcgtaGACGTTtcgcaaaaataaaaatataactaaagaacaattaaaaaatgtacaatatatatatatatacatatatatatattttgttttaaattactATGTTTTGGTTGCTAAGATTAGGGTATGTTAAATCTCAGTATGGCAATGCACACATGTAGAAATGCATGCACACacatttaacataaaaaaaatatatatataaataaatatatatcacaTTATGTTCATTGATCCAATATAGATACTCACTCACACTTAATAAACGTTAGAATAACAATAGGTAGAAGTAGCAATGTAGTAAGATTAGTAGTCGTAGCGACATTAAATGTCTTCCCCTTGTACTTTTTAGCGTGATGTACTCTCGTGTGCGTGGCAGATTTATTTGAACTTACATCcttattcaatataatttcatcCCCTTGATTCTCATCTACATAGAATGGAAGATCGTTTAAACTTCGGTAGGACCTGACGGTTTAGCTTGCGTTCTTCGACGTGCCAGTTCGGACATAACAACGGGACCAATATGAGGAGATCTTGGACTACTAGACATTGCTCTGTACGTTTCTGCTACTGCTCTCTACAAATGTATATTTCAAGTATTATACCCACGTGCAAAAACAAGTCTACTGCTGAACAAGCGGAGCATACTTTTAGGCTGTGTGGATCCTTAACAGTATACGGTAACACTTTCTGCGGAAGACGATGGCGATTACTAATCCACGGGTACTTCAAAATGGCAGCTGCAGTAGGCCTTCGATTAGGATCAACGTGTAACATTCTTTTCACTAATTCTTTAGCTTCGACCGAGATCTGACACCATATACCATTCTCAGTGTCTATAAAACCAGGTCCGATACGGTCTAATATGTCGGTTGCACTATCTCCAGGATTATTGCGGAACGGCGTATATCTGATATGCAAAATTGACATTATTAGCGCCGGATAATACGTCAATTTCGAGGGAGTTAACGGACAGCGGTTTAATTACCCTGCCAACATGATGTATAACAAAACACCGAGCGACCAAATGTCACATGCCGCGTCATATCCTTGACGTTTCAACACTTCCGGCGCTACAAAATTTGCCGTGTAACACGGGGTCATTAATAAACCATTCTCTGCTCGCAGTTGTTTCGCAAATCCGAGATCACACAAACAAAGTGACGACGGATCAGCTCCTGGTttcgaatataatatattgGATGGCTTTAAATCCCGGTGAACAACCTAATTATTACACAATTAACATGTGacatatgtaaattaatgtAAAGCTGAGTGAACAACGTGTATGTATATACCCCATTTTCATGTAGATAATGAACTACGCTAGTAATTGTGTACATCACTTCGGCAGCTTCTTTTTCTGTAAGATTACGCCTTTGTAACAAGCGGTCAAGCAACTCCCCACCTCGCAACAACTCTAACACAAGATAAGCTCGTTTATCGTCTTCGTGAACGGCTCTTAATGTTACAATATGCGGATGTCTTCCATACCGaagcaaaatttcaatttcttccgtTGGATCTCTCTTTGATTTCTCAATTACCTATGATCAAATTAACGTTACCATATGAACAGTACCGACCCGATGTAATACAATATTGGACATTGTACCTTCACTGCAAATTCTGTCTTAGATGCCTTGTGAACTGCTAAATAGACTGTACTGTACGTTCCTTTACCAATTTCTTGCTTAAATTCATACTCGTCGGTTACACATATGGAACTCACGTAAGTTGGGAAACTTGCACTGAGActatcacaatttttatattcaggTGTTTTATTGTGATCTTCAAGAAGGCACGGAGCTACGAAGCTGAAGCCGCGAAACAGTTCGTGAGCATTGGCGCTTGGAGGTACCCCAGGAGAATCTA
Above is a genomic segment from Nomia melanderi isolate GNS246 chromosome 8, iyNomMela1, whole genome shotgun sequence containing:
- the LOC116423898 gene encoding ribosomal protein S6 kinase 2 beta isoform X2, with translation MITQGNAVEPRSNGCSESHEIEVREVVRDGHEKADPSQFELLKVLGQGSFGKVFLVRKVIGKDSGTIYAMKVLKKATLKVRDRVRTKMERNILVDVEHPFIVRLHYAFQTEGKLYLILDFLRGGDLFSRLAKEVMFTEDDVKFYLAELALALDHIHKLGIIYRDLKPENILLDTEGHISLTDFGLSKQPLDDCKAYSFCGTVEYMAPEIVNRKGHSFAADWWSFGVLMFEMLTGALPFQGVNRKETMTQILKAKLSMPLNISPEAQALLRVLFKRTPANRLGSGGVEEIKNHVFFATIDWEALYKKEIKPPFKPAVSQDDDAFYFDSEFTCKTPEDSPGVPPSANAHELFRGFSFVAPCLLEDHNKTPEYKNCDSLSASFPTYVSSICVTDEYEFKQEIGKGTYSTVYLAVHKASKTEFAVKVIEKSKRDPTEEIEILLRYGRHPHIVTLRAVHEDDKRAYLVLELLRGGELLDRLLQRRNLTEKEAAEVMYTITSVVHYLHENGVVHRDLKPSNILYSKPGADPSSLCLCDLGFAKQLRAENGLLMTPCYTANFVAPEVLKRQGYDAACDIWSLGVLLYIMLAGYTPFRNNPGDSATDILDRIGPGFIDTENGIWCQISVEAKELVKRMLHVDPNRRPTAAAILKYPWISNRHRLPQKVLPYTVKDPHSLKRAVAETYRAMSSSPRSPHIGPVVMSELARRRTQAKPSGPTEV
- the LOC116423898 gene encoding ribosomal protein S6 kinase alpha-1 isoform X3, giving the protein MERNILVDVEHPFIVRLHYAFQTEGKLYLILDFLRGGDLFSRLAKEVMFTEDDVKFYLAELALALDHIHKLGIIYRDLKPENILLDTEGHISLTDFGLSKQPLDDCKAYSFCGTVEYMAPEIVNRKGHSFAADWWSFGVLMFEMLTGALPFQGVNRKETMTQILKAKLSMPLNISPEAQALLRVLFKRTPANRLGSGGVEEIKNHVFFATIDWEALYKKEIKPPFKPAVSQDDDAFYFDSEFTCKTPEDSPGVPPSANAHELFRGFSFVAPCLLEDHNKTPEYKNCDSLSASFPTYVSSICVTDEYEFKQEIGKGTYSTVYLAVHKASKTEFAVKVIEKSKRDPTEEIEILLRYGRHPHIVTLRAVHEDDKRAYLVLELLRGGELLDRLLQRRNLTEKEAAEVMYTITSVVHYLHENGVVHRDLKPSNILYSKPGADPSSLCLCDLGFAKQLRAENGLLMTPCYTANFVAPEVLKRQGYDAACDIWSLGVLLYIMLAGYTPFRNNPGDSATDILDRIGPGFIDTENGIWCQISVEAKELVKRMLHVDPNRRPTAAAILKYPWISNRHRLPQKVLPYTVKDPHSLKRAVAETYRAMSSSPRSPHIGPVVMSELARRRTQAKPSGPTEV